The following are encoded in a window of Borreliella valaisiana VS116 genomic DNA:
- a CDS encoding immunogenic protein P37, with amino-acid sequence MNLMIKEVLMISSLFCSVISCKLYKKLTDKTKQTLANNKYFVNNNKSINSTNKLDNNSLDSAEDNNRSGRKARSISSGEANTQEQNNKNKSKEKENIIKKSEESNNLETQINNNLNTKRSNTNKVDNNKHNAGRRSQQVNKKSNEAITAREIMYEAETFLEKTEKITVDLETTKSKLDKIKSVIEETRSYLNTARKSKYNTNNNTLLLHNLNQEINKVNSSHASAKSHCNDAIGALARSKNDFENAKRKAEGALEETIKDIPSLGYNYLYYSWITDAQKAIKNAKSLFENAKNKQEELNDKMNKTNLELIKLEQAYKVLQTKKS; translated from the coding sequence ATGAATTTAATGATTAAAGAAGTGTTAATGATATCCAGTTTATTTTGTAGCGTTATCTCTTGTAAGCTATATAAAAAGCTTACAGATAAAACCAAACAGACTTTAGCCAATAATAAGTATTTTGTCAATAATAATAAAAGTATAAATTCTACTAATAAGCTAGATAATAATTCTCTAGATTCTGCAGAAGACAACAACAGAAGTGGTCGTAAGGCTAGGAGCATTAGTAGTGGAGAAGCAAATACTCAAGAACAAAATAATAAGAATAAAAGTAAGGAAAAAGAAAATATCATAAAGAAAAGTGAAGAAAGTAATAATTTAGAAACACAAATAAATAATAATTTAAACACAAAGCGCTCTAATACTAACAAAGTAGATAACAATAAACATAATGCTGGTAGAAGATCTCAACAAGTTAATAAGAAATCTAATGAAGCTATTACTGCTAGGGAAATTATGTACGAAGCTGAAACTTTTTTAGAAAAAACTGAGAAAATAACTGTAGACTTAGAAACAACAAAATCAAAACTTGATAAGATAAAAAGTGTTATTGAGGAGACTCGTTCTTATTTAAATACTGCTAGAAAATCTAAATATAATACTAACAACAATACATTACTATTACATAACTTGAACCAAGAAATTAATAAGGTTAATAGCAGCCATGCTTCTGCTAAATCTCATTGCAATGATGCAATTGGTGCTTTAGCAAGATCTAAGAATGATTTTGAAAATGCAAAAAGAAAAGCAGAAGGGGCTTTAGAAGAAACTATAAAAGATATACCTTCTTTAGGGTATAATTATCTTTACTATTCTTGGATAACTGATGCTCAAAAAGCAATCAAGAATGCTAAAAGCTTGTTTGAGAATGCTAAGAATAAACAAGAAGAACTTAACGATAAGATGAATAAGACAAATTTAGAGCTTATTAAATTAGAGCAAGCATATAAAGTTTTGCAAACTAAAAAATCTTAG
- a CDS encoding complement regulator-acquiring protein: MKNPKLNIIKLNFITAILNSIFISCVSIGKVNSKPHINTSPENNQN; the protein is encoded by the coding sequence TTGAAAAACCCCAAATTAAATATTATTAAGCTTAACTTTATTACAGCAATATTAAATTCAATTTTCATATCATGTGTATCTATTGGAAAGGTCAATTCAAAACCTCATATCAATACTAGTCCAGAAAATAACCAAAATTAA
- a CDS encoding complement regulator-acquiring protein, whose translation MKNSKLNIIKLNVITAILTAICISCAPFGNVNPNKLKNPTTSKTPKKVKRSNNSRNLKNLNSNTNSENSSENNKNLENEYQNSKSSNQNSQEETTISKLENIGKGLEAQKKEENTQIAKMAAKSDGVQYDFLETFKLKRDDYFMFHAKMQLKRIIYPSLNYDTKKILALKEILEKLDTDNNRRVASKFLRTSKDIQHQLEDVRLKKIQDALLRTLSKKEAETLLQAVKDDLKIKQNFAKALNATIDAYNKNVGDIKTNDEALANHINDKYSHPLYLLNQAD comes from the coding sequence TTGAAAAATTCTAAATTAAATATTATTAAGCTTAACGTTATTACAGCAATATTAACTGCAATTTGCATATCATGTGCACCTTTTGGCAATGTTAATCCAAACAAACTAAAAAATCCCACTACTTCTAAAACCCCAAAAAAAGTAAAGCGAAGCAATAATTCTAGAAATCTAAAAAACCTAAACAGCAATACCAATTCAGAAAATTCATCAGAAAATAACAAAAATCTTGAAAATGAATATCAAAATTCAAAATCTTCAAATCAAAATTCTCAAGAAGAAACCACAATCTCAAAATTAGAAAACATTGGTAAAGGCCTAGAAGCTCAAAAAAAGGAAGAAAATACGCAAATAGCTAAAATGGCTGCTAAATCTGATGGTGTTCAATATGATTTCTTAGAGACTTTTAAACTTAAAAGGGATGATTATTTTATGTTTCATGCAAAAATGCAATTAAAAAGAATAATTTACCCATCCCTAAATTACGATACAAAAAAAATATTGGCATTAAAAGAAATTCTTGAAAAACTTGATACAGATAATAACCGAAGAGTAGCTAGTAAATTTCTCAGAACATCAAAGGATATTCAACATCAATTAGAAGATGTGCGTTTAAAAAAAATACAAGATGCATTATTACGCACTCTAAGCAAAAAAGAAGCTGAAACGTTATTACAAGCTGTAAAAGATGATTTAAAGATAAAACAAAACTTTGCTAAAGCCTTAAACGCAACTATTGACGCTTACAATAAAAATGTTGGTGACATTAAAACAAATGATGAAGCGCTAGCAAACCACATAAATGATAAATACTCTCATCCTCTTTATCTACTAAATCAAGCTGATTAA
- a CDS encoding complement regulator-acquiring protein, translated as MSLNYEIQKIEILKEMLEKLNKNPLKKFSTQSFLHQMVLDIQFQLDRHLKKYKMNYAC; from the coding sequence TTGTCTCTAAATTACGAAATACAAAAAATAGAAATATTAAAAGAGATGCTTGAAAAACTTAATAAAAATCCTCTGAAAAAATTTTCAACTCAAAGTTTTCTTCATCAAATGGTGTTAGACATTCAATTTCAACTAGACAGGCATTTAAAAAAATATAAGATGAATTACGCATGCTAA
- a CDS encoding OspD family protein: MKKLIKILLSSLFLLLSISCSLDNEGVNSKDYESKKQSILGKLNQLLGQTTNSLKEAKNTTDNLNASNEANKVVEAVIIAVNLISSAADQVKGATKNMHDLAQMAEIDLEKIKESSDKAIVAANVAKEAYNLTKAAEQNMQKLYKEQEKQLGTPSGSDGIEQASDEIKQAQKAVEIAWKATVKAKDELIDVENAVKEALDKIKTETANNTKLSDIEEVAELVLQIANNVKEIAQEVVALLNT; the protein is encoded by the coding sequence ATGAAAAAATTAATAAAAATATTACTGTCAAGTTTATTTTTATTACTCTCAATATCTTGTTCTTTAGATAATGAAGGTGTAAATTCAAAAGATTACGAGTCAAAAAAACAGAGTATATTAGGCAAATTAAATCAGTTATTGGGGCAAACTACAAATTCACTAAAAGAAGCAAAAAATACAACAGATAATTTAAATGCATCAAATGAGGCAAATAAAGTTGTAGAAGCAGTTATAATTGCGGTTAATTTAATTTCATCTGCTGCAGATCAGGTAAAAGGTGCAACAAAAAATATGCATGATTTAGCTCAAATGGCAGAAATAGATTTAGAAAAAATAAAGGAATCTAGTGACAAAGCAATAGTTGCGGCTAATGTTGCAAAAGAAGCATATAACCTTACTAAAGCAGCAGAACAAAATATGCAAAAACTGTATAAAGAGCAAGAAAAGCAACTAGGAACACCATCTGGTTCTGATGGAATAGAACAAGCTTCTGATGAAATAAAACAAGCTCAAAAGGCTGTAGAAATAGCTTGGAAAGCTACAGTAAAAGCAAAAGATGAGTTAATTGATGTAGAAAATGCAGTCAAAGAGGCATTGGATAAAATAAAGACAGAAACTGCTAACAATACAAAACTTTCAGATATAGAAGAAGTAGCAGAGTTAGTATTACAAATAGCCAATAATGTAAAGGAAATAGCGCAAGAAGTTGTGGCTCTGTTAAATACTTAA
- a CDS encoding DUF5425 family lipoprotein, whose translation MNKKFIISLLFIISTFLLVFSCDLSINSDQNKMDGDLDYKCLLSKKESGKLKNSQIKDDNNSNNSYYFRVSNYSNSYSKTYSSCKTK comes from the coding sequence ATGAACAAAAAATTTATTATCTCATTACTATTTATAATATCAACATTTTTATTGGTATTTAGTTGTGATTTATCAATAAATAGCGATCAAAACAAAATGGATGGTGATTTGGATTACAAATGCTTATTAAGCAAAAAAGAGTCTGGGAAGCTTAAAAATTCTCAAATTAAAGATGATAATAACAGCAATAATTCTTATTATTTTAGAGTATCTAATTATTCAAATTCCTATAGTAAAACCTATTCATCTTGCAAGACAAAATGA
- a CDS encoding plasmid maintenance protein: protein MIIKIRNNVNKNFNNLITLEELIKHNQKNTNSNLIELKQSRLKSYLTKKKTIYKRILKVCWAIELKNKEYYKSNKLKTYSTIEIYNIVNKCLAKDNQKTSIRTLEYDISFLNQALLITTKLKHLGKDNGSFAFYIQNKNLWKHRFKVIQEAINEEIKEYLKDKKIVSDFSKEIDNTIKKNKIKPKSSSADESIADVIPKGIKDIDKIKNSIIEENEKKNNISYKEYITRKLIKVHKIEKLQITKILKISNNEKTYVNALRNLNSAIEKYKKEYKIVDISNHFIKEFKNKYSKKIWMMNGKTDKINDFNEIWETRFKKTSLNKNLRENYQNDYIKSKKNIFNRDKRINISFSNNKGFKKINKIKIN from the coding sequence ATGATAATAAAAATAAGAAATAATGTCAATAAAAATTTTAATAATCTCATAACATTAGAAGAGCTTATAAAGCACAACCAAAAAAACACCAACTCTAATTTAATAGAACTAAAACAATCAAGACTAAAATCATATCTAACTAAAAAAAAGACCATATACAAAAGGATACTCAAAGTATGTTGGGCAATTGAACTTAAAAACAAAGAATACTATAAATCTAACAAACTTAAAACATATTCTACAATAGAAATATACAATATAGTTAACAAATGTCTTGCAAAAGATAATCAAAAAACATCAATCAGAACATTAGAATATGACATATCATTTTTAAATCAAGCACTATTAATAACAACAAAACTTAAGCATTTAGGCAAAGATAATGGAAGCTTTGCATTTTATATACAAAATAAAAATCTTTGGAAACACCGTTTTAAAGTTATACAAGAAGCAATTAATGAAGAAATTAAAGAATATTTAAAAGATAAAAAAATAGTATCTGATTTTTCTAAAGAAATTGACAATACTATAAAAAAGAATAAAATAAAACCCAAAAGCTCATCTGCAGATGAATCAATTGCAGATGTTATACCTAAAGGTATAAAAGATATAGATAAGATAAAGAATTCTATAATAGAAGAAAATGAAAAAAAGAATAATATATCATACAAAGAATATATCACAAGGAAACTAATAAAAGTACATAAAATAGAAAAGCTTCAAATAACAAAAATACTAAAAATTAGCAATAATGAAAAAACTTATGTAAATGCATTAAGGAATTTAAATTCAGCAATAGAAAAATATAAAAAAGAATACAAAATTGTAGATATTTCAAATCATTTCATAAAAGAGTTTAAAAATAAGTATAGTAAAAAAATATGGATGATGAACGGGAAAACTGATAAAATTAATGATTTTAATGAAATTTGGGAAACAAGATTTAAAAAGACCTCTTTAAATAAAAACCTAAGAGAAAACTATCAAAATGACTATATAAAAAGCAAAAAAAATATTTTCAATCGTGATAAAAGAATAAATATATCTTTTTCCAACAATAAAGGTTTTAAGAAAATAAACAAAATCAAAATTAACTAA
- a CDS encoding ParA family protein, giving the protein MKKIAFHIQKGGVGKTTLSGNIASYLSKTKKVALVDCDIQQGSSSTWFLNHEILRLDIKDCLLKKVDIDQVLKQIQKNFYILPCVPSGTFRRDVQHELQDFPYLIDDFCLELEKLGFEIAIFDLSPSFELWERRIILAMCEVVTPLTPEFLSLEGINIFKEEFDSLLKSYRKKVKHEKIICNMLNKSFKRHNIHLRQFKTFGYDLYEIGQDAKIAESQLYKKSIFDYYPESKSILGLSRLGDALCL; this is encoded by the coding sequence ATGAAAAAAATAGCGTTTCATATTCAAAAAGGTGGTGTTGGCAAAACTACCTTAAGTGGTAATATAGCAAGCTATTTATCTAAAACAAAAAAAGTTGCATTAGTTGATTGTGATATACAGCAAGGAAGTTCTTCTACATGGTTTCTTAATCATGAAATTCTTAGGTTAGATATTAAAGATTGTCTTTTAAAGAAGGTAGATATAGATCAAGTATTAAAACAAATACAAAAAAATTTTTATATTTTGCCATGTGTGCCGAGTGGAACTTTTAGAAGAGATGTGCAACATGAATTGCAAGATTTTCCATATTTGATAGATGATTTTTGCTTGGAACTAGAAAAATTGGGATTTGAAATTGCCATTTTCGATTTATCTCCCAGTTTTGAGCTTTGGGAACGAAGAATTATTCTTGCAATGTGTGAAGTTGTTACTCCATTGACCCCAGAATTTTTAAGTCTTGAAGGAATTAATATTTTTAAGGAAGAATTTGATTCTTTATTGAAATCTTATAGAAAAAAGGTTAAACATGAGAAGATTATTTGCAATATGCTTAATAAAAGTTTTAAGAGACATAATATACATTTAAGGCAATTTAAAACTTTTGGATATGATCTTTATGAGATTGGACAAGATGCTAAAATAGCAGAATCTCAGTTATATAAAAAGTCGATTTTTGATTACTATCCTGAGAGTAAGTCTATCTTGGGACTTTCAAGATTGGGGGATGCTTTATGCCTATAA